Proteins encoded by one window of Flagellimonas lutaonensis:
- a CDS encoding 4Fe-4S binding protein — MYYEQHSKNMSLTGEPPKALNRGQKLATAVGTAGLGILTLSLFNLNFPNRPMLLTVSLMAITLGVVWFAKAQYGNKHKGIKNDGVMFKSISSRGLGGWVSGIALTGFYIVLYFFPEYLGLVQDGDNKGIIALFDPLSKALSGNPASQWFVYGALYTVAILAFGIKFIWKYRHNTYEIIRTVSVMFFQTAFAFLIPEFMARLNGKLPYYDLKNIWPLNYYNFERYRVNSFIDAGDIGLAMLIFGILSIFVITPILTYFYGKRWYCSWVCGCGGLAETAGDPFRHLSDKTLSAWKVERWVVHSVVVFVTLMTIAVVHSYLGNDTSKYWLTKNTFLIASATLLTFVFAWVMIFKRKQLQKDAQYGAIGYFMIIVVLLGLHFFGGDNNLFLFKAESLRKWYAFLIGAVFSGVIGVGFYPIFGSRVWCRFGCPMAAILGFQQRLFSRFRITTNGGQCISCGNCSTYCEMGIDVRAYAQKGENIVRSSCVGCGICSAVCPRGVLKLENGPLKGRIDSNEVLLGNDVDLMNLVNKK; from the coding sequence ATGTACTACGAACAACATAGCAAAAACATGTCCCTCACGGGTGAACCGCCCAAAGCCTTGAACAGGGGCCAAAAGTTGGCAACGGCAGTGGGCACGGCCGGATTGGGCATTTTGACCCTTTCGCTTTTCAACCTAAATTTTCCGAACAGGCCAATGTTGTTAACGGTTTCACTGATGGCGATTACCCTTGGGGTCGTTTGGTTTGCCAAGGCCCAATATGGCAACAAGCACAAAGGCATCAAAAACGACGGGGTGATGTTCAAGTCGATTTCAAGCCGTGGGCTTGGGGGGTGGGTTTCGGGCATCGCCTTGACCGGGTTTTATATCGTTTTATACTTCTTCCCAGAATATTTGGGGTTGGTGCAAGACGGTGACAACAAGGGCATCATCGCCTTATTCGACCCTTTGAGCAAAGCACTTAGTGGCAACCCAGCCAGCCAGTGGTTTGTGTATGGCGCCCTGTACACCGTGGCGATATTGGCCTTTGGCATCAAGTTCATCTGGAAATACCGTCACAATACCTATGAGATCATACGTACCGTGAGCGTCATGTTCTTTCAGACGGCCTTCGCGTTTCTCATTCCAGAATTTATGGCAAGGCTAAACGGTAAACTTCCTTATTACGATTTAAAGAATATCTGGCCGCTCAACTATTACAATTTTGAACGCTATCGCGTCAACAGTTTTATCGATGCAGGCGACATTGGTCTGGCCATGTTGATCTTTGGCATACTGTCAATTTTTGTGATTACCCCAATATTGACCTATTTCTATGGAAAGCGCTGGTACTGCTCTTGGGTCTGTGGCTGTGGCGGCTTGGCCGAGACTGCCGGGGACCCCTTTCGGCACTTAAGCGACAAGACCCTGTCGGCATGGAAGGTTGAGCGCTGGGTAGTACACAGTGTGGTGGTATTTGTGACCCTCATGACCATTGCCGTGGTACATTCATACTTGGGCAACGATACCAGTAAATATTGGCTGACCAAAAACACGTTCTTGATAGCATCGGCCACTTTGTTGACCTTCGTATTCGCATGGGTCATGATTTTCAAAAGGAAACAACTGCAGAAAGATGCCCAATATGGGGCCATTGGCTATTTTATGATCATTGTGGTGCTGTTGGGCCTCCACTTTTTTGGCGGCGACAACAACTTATTTCTGTTCAAGGCTGAAAGCCTTCGAAAATGGTATGCCTTTTTGATCGGGGCCGTTTTCAGCGGAGTGATCGGAGTCGGGTTCTATCCTATTTTCGGCAGCCGTGTTTGGTGCCGGTTTGGCTGCCCCATGGCGGCCATTCTAGGGTTTCAGCAACGCTTGTTTTCAAGGTTCAGGATCACCACCAATGGTGGGCAGTGCATCTCATGTGGCAATTGCTCGACCTACTGTGAAATGGGCATCGATGTTCGGGCCTACGCTCAAAAAGGCGAAAATATCGTGCGCTCAAGTTGTGTGGGGTGCGGCATCTGTTCGGCCGTATGCCCAAGAGGTGTTCTAAAGCTCGAAAACGGCCCATTGAAGGGGCGTATCGACAGCAATGAGGTATTGCTTGGAAACGATGTTGATTTAATGAATTTGGTGAACAAAAAATAA
- a CDS encoding glycosyltransferase family 2 protein, with product MADIKVIIPAFNEGDSITKVIEEVPDFVSEIIVVNNNSTDDTFEKAKKAGATVLTETRKGYGHACLCGLHYIDKRSKTPDIVVFIDGDYSDYPEDMEKVVAPILNENIDFVVGARKKELREPGAMTPQQVFGNWLATFLMRLFFAAKYTDLGPFRAIKYKKLKELQMEDKTYGWTVEMQLKALRKKLTYKEVPVRYKKRIGVSKVSGTVKGTIFAGVKILGWIFKYSIR from the coding sequence ATGGCAGATATCAAGGTCATAATCCCCGCCTTCAACGAAGGTGATTCAATAACCAAGGTAATAGAGGAAGTTCCTGATTTTGTGTCGGAAATTATAGTGGTCAACAACAATTCAACCGACGATACCTTTGAAAAGGCCAAGAAAGCAGGAGCCACTGTTTTGACCGAAACCCGCAAAGGATACGGCCATGCATGTCTTTGTGGCCTGCATTACATCGATAAACGATCCAAAACACCCGATATCGTCGTATTTATCGACGGAGACTATTCAGACTATCCCGAGGATATGGAAAAAGTGGTGGCCCCGATTTTGAACGAGAACATTGATTTTGTGGTCGGGGCACGCAAAAAAGAGCTCAGAGAACCCGGGGCGATGACCCCACAACAGGTTTTCGGCAATTGGTTGGCCACTTTTTTGATGCGATTGTTCTTTGCTGCAAAATACACCGACCTGGGGCCCTTTAGGGCCATCAAGTACAAAAAGCTCAAAGAACTGCAGATGGAGGACAAAACGTACGGTTGGACTGTGGAAATGCAGTTGAAGGCCTTGCGTAAAAAACTGACATACAAAGAGGTACCCGTACGCTATAAAAAAAGAATTGGCGTTTCTAAGGTATCTGGTACCGTAAAAGGTACTATATTTGCAGGCGTAAAAATTTTGGGTTGGATTTTTAAATACAGTATAAGATAA
- a CDS encoding cellulose synthase family protein, producing MALTLTYIIIAIYSIALMLIFFYSLAQLNLLINYLSYKKRNDEAPKFNLMDPREIPYVTIQLPIYNEEYVVERLLDNISKIEYPKSKLEIQVLDDSTDDSVLETAKKIEELQKQGLDIKHIRRENRQGFKAGALKEGLAIAKGDFIAIFDADFMPESDWLKKTVPYFKDEEIGVVQTRWGHINRDYSTLTKIQAFALDAHFTLEQVGRNSKGHFINFNGTAGIWRKQCIIDAGNWEGDTLTEDLDLSYRAQLKDWKFKYLEDVETPAELPVVMSAARSQQFRWNKGGAENFRKTVWSVITAKNLDFKTKFHGVMHLLNSSMFLCVFLVSVLSIPMLYIKNSYGHLAWVFEVTSFFIVSTIILFFCYWFTYKSMQGGGFDKFVDYIKLFFTFFSVALGLSLHNSIAVLEGHLGKRSEFVRTPKFNINSLSDTWKGNKYITNKLSPNMLVEFGLMLYFLFGMYSAVPLNDFGLFPFHLMLFLGFGFVFFKSLTAKA from the coding sequence ATGGCACTCACTTTAACTTACATCATTATTGCTATTTACAGCATCGCGTTGATGTTGATTTTCTTCTACAGTTTGGCCCAGCTCAACTTGCTCATCAATTATCTTAGCTACAAAAAGCGCAACGACGAGGCCCCGAAATTCAACCTTATGGATCCAAGGGAAATACCCTATGTGACCATTCAATTGCCCATTTATAATGAGGAATATGTGGTAGAGCGATTGCTCGATAACATTTCAAAAATAGAATACCCAAAAAGCAAACTGGAGATTCAGGTGCTCGATGACTCTACCGATGATTCAGTTTTGGAGACGGCAAAGAAAATTGAAGAACTTCAAAAACAAGGGCTCGACATAAAGCACATTCGCCGCGAAAACCGTCAAGGTTTCAAGGCCGGTGCTTTAAAAGAAGGGCTTGCCATCGCAAAAGGCGACTTTATTGCCATTTTCGATGCCGATTTCATGCCAGAGAGCGATTGGCTCAAAAAGACCGTGCCTTATTTCAAGGATGAGGAAATCGGGGTGGTTCAGACCCGTTGGGGGCATATCAACCGTGATTATTCCACCCTTACAAAAATCCAGGCCTTTGCCTTGGATGCCCATTTTACATTGGAACAGGTCGGAAGAAACTCAAAGGGCCACTTCATCAACTTCAACGGTACCGCCGGTATTTGGCGTAAACAATGTATCATCGATGCAGGTAACTGGGAAGGTGACACCCTCACCGAAGACCTCGATTTGAGCTATCGTGCCCAGTTGAAGGACTGGAAATTTAAATACCTGGAGGATGTAGAGACCCCCGCTGAGCTGCCCGTGGTCATGAGTGCCGCCCGCTCTCAGCAATTCCGATGGAACAAAGGAGGTGCCGAAAATTTCAGGAAGACGGTCTGGAGCGTTATTACCGCTAAAAATCTTGATTTCAAGACAAAGTTTCATGGGGTAATGCACCTTTTGAACAGTTCAATGTTCTTGTGTGTGTTCTTGGTGTCTGTACTGAGCATCCCCATGCTGTATATAAAGAACTCCTATGGCCACCTTGCTTGGGTTTTTGAGGTTACCAGTTTCTTTATCGTCAGTACCATTATTCTGTTTTTCTGCTACTGGTTTACCTACAAGAGTATGCAGGGAGGTGGTTTTGACAAGTTTGTAGACTATATAAAGCTGTTCTTCACGTTTTTCTCTGTGGCTCTGGGACTGTCGTTGCACAATTCAATCGCCGTACTGGAAGGCCACTTGGGCAAGCGAAGTGAATTTGTCAGAACCCCGAAATTTAACATCAACAGCCTCAGCGACACATGGAAGGGCAACAAATACATTACCAACAAACTCTCACCGAACATGTTGGTAGAGTTCGGGCTTATGCTTTACTTCCTTTTTGGAATGTACAGTGCCGTACCATTGAATGATTTTGGTCTTTTTCCCTTCCATCTGATGTTGTTCTTGGGCTTCGGTTTTGTATTCTTCAAATCGTTGACGGCCAAGGCGTAA
- a CDS encoding glycosyltransferase 87 family protein, with amino-acid sequence MLSYWKLHRIPILLALGSVLFYWVFAYNLVREDSIKLFSLFGALFFFYFKLIQFEKWNLRFMVVCGVLFRLVFLLAEPNLSQDFYRFIWDGELINNGINPYLHTPDELIQNSAFKIQHSELLHQGMGALSASHFSNYPPLNQLFFAISTFLGGGSVLGSIIAMRLSIIITDIGIFYFARKLLRKLNMSTHLAFWYFLNPLVIIELTGNLHFEGVMIFFFVWAMYLLSINKWWLAAPIYAMAIMLKLVPLLFLPFFLPFLGFKKSILFYILTGIACGVFLLPFYSPVFIDNYGDTIKLWFSNFEFNAGIYNAVKHSAVNHYGAKPWELIKDYGSLVPLLVVLAVLLLTIFNNNNKLEGVLKSMLSVLVLYYFLSTTVHPWYIIFPLFLTIFTDYRFAVVWSAMIILSYFAYSNPVFEENLWLIFVEYFVVFGFFIYEIFKIENLKRLFQQKSEVK; translated from the coding sequence ATGCTTTCTTATTGGAAACTACACAGAATACCCATCCTGCTAGCGCTGGGAAGTGTGTTGTTTTATTGGGTCTTTGCCTACAACCTAGTACGTGAGGACAGTATAAAATTGTTCTCTCTTTTCGGTGCACTTTTCTTTTTCTATTTCAAATTGATCCAGTTTGAAAAATGGAACCTGAGGTTTATGGTTGTCTGCGGTGTACTCTTCAGATTGGTGTTTCTTTTGGCCGAGCCCAATCTTTCGCAAGATTTCTATCGGTTCATATGGGATGGTGAACTGATCAATAACGGAATCAATCCGTACCTACATACTCCTGACGAGCTGATTCAGAATTCGGCATTCAAAATTCAGCATTCAGAATTGTTGCATCAAGGCATGGGTGCATTGAGTGCAAGTCATTTCAGCAACTATCCGCCCTTGAACCAATTGTTCTTTGCCATATCCACTTTTTTGGGCGGTGGGAGTGTTTTAGGCTCCATTATAGCCATGCGGCTGAGTATTATAATTACCGATATCGGCATTTTCTATTTTGCCAGAAAACTGCTCAGAAAACTGAATATGTCGACCCATTTGGCTTTTTGGTATTTTTTGAACCCCTTGGTCATCATCGAGTTGACGGGCAACCTTCATTTTGAGGGGGTCATGATTTTCTTTTTTGTCTGGGCCATGTACCTGTTGTCAATCAACAAATGGTGGCTTGCCGCGCCCATTTATGCGATGGCCATCATGCTGAAATTGGTGCCCTTGCTATTTCTACCCTTTTTCCTCCCTTTCTTGGGATTCAAAAAGAGTATACTTTTTTATATCCTTACAGGAATTGCCTGTGGCGTTTTTCTCTTACCGTTTTATTCCCCCGTTTTTATAGATAACTATGGTGACACAATAAAGCTGTGGTTTTCGAACTTTGAGTTCAATGCAGGCATCTACAATGCGGTCAAGCATAGTGCCGTGAACCATTATGGAGCCAAGCCTTGGGAATTGATAAAAGATTACGGAAGCCTTGTGCCACTTTTGGTGGTATTGGCGGTTCTGTTGCTGACCATCTTCAACAATAACAACAAACTTGAAGGCGTATTGAAATCAATGTTATCGGTTCTGGTACTGTATTATTTTCTGTCGACAACGGTACACCCCTGGTACATTATCTTTCCGCTGTTTTTGACGATTTTCACCGATTACCGTTTTGCGGTGGTCTGGTCGGCCATGATAATTTTGAGTTATTTCGCCTATTCAAATCCCGTCTTTGAAGAGAACCTTTGGCTCATCTTCGTTGAATATTTTGTGGTTTTTGGCTTCTTTATCTACGAAATCTTTAAAATTGAAAACCTGAAACGGCTATTTCAACAAAAATCGGAAGTCAAATAG
- a CDS encoding GNAT family N-acetyltransferase, which yields MDIVVANESHFKYAQIISDTISESAKVRGTGIAQRSPEYIIKRLQNGNAVIALDGDKFAGFCYIEVWGNKDFVANSGLIVHPDYRGQGLAKKIKKRIFELSREKFPEAKIFGITTGLAVMKMNYELGYKPVTFSELTDDPDFWKGCQTCKNFDILTRTDQKMCLCTGMLYDPMAKNSHPQAEKINRKTFQRLKSIKESLFLKKKKVSPDPSKGRKLPKG from the coding sequence ATGGATATTGTTGTTGCCAACGAGTCACATTTTAAATACGCCCAAATAATCAGCGATACCATTTCAGAATCGGCCAAGGTTCGGGGTACAGGTATTGCCCAACGATCGCCCGAATACATCATTAAACGGTTACAGAACGGCAATGCCGTCATCGCCTTGGACGGTGACAAATTTGCCGGGTTCTGTTACATCGAGGTATGGGGGAACAAAGATTTTGTAGCAAATTCTGGCCTGATCGTGCACCCCGACTACCGGGGCCAAGGATTGGCCAAAAAAATAAAAAAACGAATTTTTGAGCTTTCAAGGGAAAAATTCCCGGAGGCAAAAATATTTGGCATCACCACTGGCCTGGCGGTCATGAAGATGAACTATGAACTGGGGTACAAACCTGTTACCTTTTCAGAATTGACCGATGACCCCGATTTTTGGAAAGGATGCCAGACCTGCAAAAATTTTGACATCCTTACCCGAACCGATCAAAAGATGTGCCTTTGTACCGGTATGCTGTATGACCCAATGGCAAAGAACAGCCATCCCCAAGCGGAAAAAATAAACAGAAAAACTTTTCAGCGATTGAAAAGCATCAAGGAAAGTCTTTTCCTAAAAAAGAAAAAGGTCTCCCCTGACCCTTCCAAAGGAAGGAAATTACCCAAAGGGTGA
- the argG gene encoding argininosuccinate synthase, with protein MKKLVLAYSGGLDTSYCAKYLSKEKGFEVHAVSVNTGGFSKEEIKSIEEKALALGAASYTSIDAVQRFYDKVVKYLIFGNVLRNNTYPLSVSAERIIQAVEIVNHAKKIGASHIAHGSTGAGNDQVRFDMIFQILAPEIEIITPIRDHKLAREEEIAYLQQNGVDYSWEKAKYSINKGLWGTSVGGDETLTSHLPLPESAYPRQLEAKLPKEVRLTFEKGELVALDGNANSPVNNIEKLNDIASKYAIGRDIHVGDTIIGIKGRVGFEAAAPLIIIKAHHLLEKHTLSKWQQYQKEQLGNFYGMLLHEGNYLDAVMRNIETFLEDTQKNVSGDVFVTLHPYRFELNGVTSEHDLMNASFGSYGEMNKGWTADDAKGFIKILSNPGKISNYVYQKEQ; from the coding sequence ATGAAAAAACTGGTTTTAGCTTACAGCGGCGGACTCGACACCTCATACTGTGCCAAATACCTTTCGAAAGAGAAAGGGTTTGAGGTGCATGCCGTAAGTGTCAACACAGGCGGATTTTCAAAGGAAGAAATCAAAAGCATCGAAGAAAAGGCGTTGGCCTTGGGGGCTGCAAGCTACACTTCCATTGACGCGGTGCAACGTTTCTATGATAAGGTGGTAAAATACCTCATCTTCGGCAATGTGTTACGTAACAATACCTACCCCCTTTCGGTCAGTGCCGAAAGAATCATACAGGCGGTAGAGATCGTGAACCACGCCAAAAAAATTGGTGCCAGCCATATTGCCCATGGCAGTACGGGTGCAGGCAACGACCAAGTACGGTTTGACATGATCTTTCAGATATTGGCGCCCGAAATTGAAATAATTACCCCCATTCGTGACCACAAACTGGCCAGGGAAGAAGAAATTGCCTACTTACAACAAAACGGCGTCGATTATTCATGGGAAAAGGCCAAATACTCTATCAACAAAGGGCTATGGGGCACCTCCGTTGGGGGCGATGAGACATTGACCTCACATTTGCCCCTACCCGAGTCAGCATATCCCAGACAATTGGAGGCCAAACTGCCCAAAGAGGTCAGGCTCACCTTTGAAAAGGGTGAGTTGGTGGCTTTGGATGGTAATGCTAATTCACCCGTGAACAATATCGAAAAATTGAACGATATCGCCTCAAAATATGCCATTGGCCGGGATATTCATGTGGGCGATACCATTATCGGCATCAAGGGTAGGGTCGGTTTTGAAGCGGCCGCTCCGCTTATCATTATCAAGGCGCATCATTTGTTGGAAAAACACACCTTGAGCAAATGGCAGCAATACCAAAAAGAGCAATTGGGCAACTTCTACGGAATGTTGTTGCACGAAGGCAATTATTTGGATGCTGTGATGCGAAACATCGAAACATTTCTAGAAGACACCCAAAAGAATGTCAGTGGCGATGTCTTCGTGACCCTACATCCCTATCGTTTTGAACTGAACGGCGTAACCTCTGAACATGATTTGATGAACGCTTCCTTCGGAAGCTATGGCGAAATGAACAAGGGTTGGACAGCTGACGATGCCAAAGGCTTTATCAAGATTTTGAGCAATCCAGGGAAGATTTCTAATTACGTTTATCAGAAAGAACAATAA
- the argC gene encoding N-acetyl-gamma-glutamyl-phosphate reductase, with protein sequence MIKVGIIGGSGYTGGELIRLLLNHPKVEIDFVYSTTKAGKPISSAHGDLLGQTDLQFSGEVNPGVDVVFLCLGHGNSAQFLKDNDFSEITKIIDLSNDFRLQKDAGFGGRKFVYGLPELNKEKITNANAIANPGCFATAIELALLPLAKAGLLQNEVHINAITGSTGAGIKPSETGHFSWRNNNVSWYKPFTHQHLGEIGESLASFKNEVGQLYFLPNRGNFARGIFATAYTKFGGSQAEAFELYNDFYADALFTHISEMPIHLKQVVNTNNCHIHIHKHDNVLLITSATDNLLKGASGQAVQNMNLMFGFEEREGLKLKGSIY encoded by the coding sequence ATGATCAAAGTAGGCATTATTGGCGGTTCAGGCTACACAGGAGGCGAGTTGATACGGCTTTTGCTGAACCACCCAAAAGTGGAAATCGATTTTGTGTACAGCACCACCAAAGCTGGCAAACCGATTTCTTCTGCACATGGCGATTTATTGGGGCAGACCGATTTACAGTTTTCAGGGGAAGTCAATCCAGGGGTTGACGTGGTATTTCTGTGTTTGGGGCATGGTAATTCTGCACAGTTTCTAAAAGACAATGATTTTTCAGAAATTACCAAAATCATCGACCTCAGCAATGATTTTAGGCTACAAAAGGATGCTGGGTTCGGAGGGCGAAAATTTGTATACGGACTTCCTGAGCTGAACAAAGAGAAAATCACCAATGCGAATGCCATTGCCAATCCGGGTTGTTTTGCCACCGCCATTGAACTGGCCCTATTACCTCTGGCAAAGGCCGGATTGCTCCAAAACGAAGTACATATCAATGCCATAACAGGTAGTACCGGTGCGGGCATCAAACCCTCTGAAACAGGCCATTTCAGCTGGCGAAACAACAATGTGAGTTGGTACAAACCCTTTACCCACCAGCACTTGGGCGAGATTGGTGAAAGCTTGGCCTCCTTTAAAAATGAAGTCGGACAACTATACTTTCTTCCCAATCGGGGAAACTTTGCCCGTGGCATTTTTGCAACGGCCTATACCAAGTTTGGGGGAAGCCAGGCAGAAGCCTTTGAACTTTACAACGATTTTTATGCAGATGCCTTGTTTACCCATATTTCGGAAATGCCCATCCATTTAAAACAAGTGGTCAATACCAATAACTGTCACATCCATATACACAAACATGACAATGTACTATTAATCACTTCGGCCACAGACAACTTGTTGAAGGGAGCATCGGGACAGGCGGTACAGAACATGAACCTGATGTTCGGGTTTGAAGAACGAGAAGGGTTGAAATTAAAAGGAAGTATTTATTAA
- the proC gene encoding pyrroline-5-carboxylate reductase: MKLAIIGAGNLGLAIAKGILHTNGATTMYLTKRNVAEIKDFEKYGNVTVTTDNAEAVKNSDILIFAVQPGHFEAILYDVKDLLTEKHVVISTITGFSIEKMESIIGADKYIIRSMPNTAISVGKSMTCLCSNDLGKKRIDLAKAIFNRMGPSMEIPETQMQAATVICASGIAFWMRLIRATTQGAIQLGFDAKEAQELAMHTCNGAASLLIESGSHPEEEIDRVTTPKGCTIEGLNEMEHQGLSSSLIRGIVASFQKISEIRKG; the protein is encoded by the coding sequence ATGAAACTAGCAATTATAGGAGCGGGAAATCTCGGGCTGGCCATCGCCAAGGGCATTTTGCACACCAACGGGGCCACCACCATGTACCTCACCAAGCGCAACGTAGCCGAAATCAAGGATTTTGAGAAATACGGTAACGTAACGGTAACCACTGATAATGCCGAGGCGGTCAAAAATTCTGACATTTTAATTTTTGCCGTGCAGCCAGGCCACTTTGAAGCCATTCTATATGATGTCAAAGACCTATTGACCGAAAAACACGTGGTCATCAGTACCATCACGGGCTTCAGCATCGAAAAGATGGAGTCCATTATCGGCGCAGACAAGTACATCATACGAAGCATGCCCAACACGGCCATCTCCGTGGGCAAGTCGATGACCTGTCTGTGCAGCAACGACTTGGGCAAAAAGCGCATCGATTTGGCCAAGGCCATTTTTAACCGTATGGGGCCCTCCATGGAAATTCCAGAAACGCAAATGCAGGCGGCCACCGTTATCTGCGCCAGTGGCATTGCCTTTTGGATGCGCCTGATCCGCGCAACCACCCAAGGCGCCATTCAATTGGGCTTTGATGCAAAAGAAGCGCAAGAATTGGCCATGCATACCTGTAACGGGGCAGCCAGCCTGCTGATTGAATCAGGCAGCCACCCAGAAGAAGAAATTGATAGGGTAACAACACCTAAAGGCTGTACCATTGAAGGTTTGAACGAAATGGAGCACCAAGGGTTGAGCTCTTCATTGATACGGGGCATTGTGGCATCGTTTCAAAAGATTAGTGAAATACGAAAAGGCTAA